One genomic region from Candidatus Aminicenantes bacterium encodes:
- a CDS encoding DUF3795 domain-containing protein — protein sequence MNNTAYAPVCGIYCGACPLLGRQCPVCGNVNGKPFWTVQVPNGICPLHDCCRNRRQLEHCGLCAEFPCKTFSELRDPNMSDEEFTQSLEARKINPRKRSKAGTEA from the coding sequence ATGAACAATACAGCCTATGCGCCGGTATGCGGCATCTATTGTGGTGCGTGCCCGCTTCTCGGGCGGCAGTGCCCGGTATGCGGCAATGTAAACGGCAAACCGTTCTGGACGGTCCAGGTGCCGAACGGAATCTGCCCCTTACACGACTGCTGCCGCAACCGGAGGCAATTGGAACATTGCGGACTCTGCGCTGAATTTCCCTGCAAGACGTTCAGTGAACTCAGGGACCCGAACATGTCGGATGAAGAATTCACCCAATCCCTGGAGGCGAGGAAGATCAACCCGAGAAAAAGAAGCAAAGCCGGCACTGAAGCGTAA
- a CDS encoding diguanylate cyclase, giving the protein MSFEKDFFERIVENLHDGLYFVDKDRIITFWNKAAEKISGYMANEVVGKSCSDNILTHVDSEGNNLCTGMCPLAATISDGKPRETEIYMHHKEGHRIPVSVRASILTDSDNNIIGGIELFTDISNQAANDLRVKELEKLALLDRLTQLPNRNFIEKEISNRFEEKKRFNMPFGVLFIDIDNFKKFNDFYGHDVGDKVLKFVANTFVANSRPFDVYGRWGGEEFIGIIRNTSGKDFELLGKRLRLLIENSYIIHENEKLRVTISVGATLVGENDTIDSLIKRADTLLYKSKAAGKNCLTIG; this is encoded by the coding sequence ATGAGCTTTGAGAAAGATTTTTTTGAAAGAATTGTAGAAAACCTCCATGACGGCTTATATTTTGTAGACAAAGATAGAATCATAACCTTCTGGAATAAAGCCGCTGAAAAAATTTCCGGATATATGGCAAATGAAGTTGTTGGTAAATCCTGTTCCGATAATATCCTTACTCATGTCGATAGTGAAGGGAATAATCTCTGCACCGGCATGTGCCCTCTTGCCGCAACCATTTCTGATGGAAAGCCTCGAGAAACTGAAATATACATGCACCACAAGGAGGGTCATAGAATACCCGTCTCTGTTCGTGCAAGCATATTGACAGACTCAGATAACAATATTATCGGCGGGATAGAATTATTTACCGACATCAGCAATCAGGCGGCTAATGATTTAAGGGTAAAAGAACTTGAAAAGCTGGCTCTTCTTGACAGACTCACTCAATTACCAAACAGGAATTTTATTGAGAAAGAAATCTCAAATAGATTCGAAGAGAAAAAACGTTTCAACATGCCGTTTGGTGTTTTATTTATTGATATTGACAACTTTAAGAAATTTAATGACTTTTACGGTCATGATGTCGGCGATAAGGTTTTGAAATTTGTTGCAAATACCTTTGTCGCCAATTCCAGACCTTTTGACGTTTATGGAAGATGGGGAGGAGAGGAGTTTATCGGCATTATTCGCAACACAAGCGGCAAAGATTTTGAGTTGCTTGGAAAAAGGCTTCGTTTATTGATTGAAAATTCATATATCATTCATGAAAACGAAAAATTGCGGGTCACAATTTCGGTGGGAGCCACCTTGGTTGGAGAAAATGACACCATTGATAGCCTCATCAAAAGGGCCGATACTTTATTGTATAAATCCAAGGCGGCGGGAAAAAATTGTTTGACCATAGGTTGA
- a CDS encoding glycosyltransferase family 2 protein, with protein MESTTGCSPHTLPEPLVTILITAYNTPAGFLFEAVRSALDQDVHEMEILVVDDGSQPSLDRYLAGFRDPRLVYRAINHMGPPHALRAGMAMARGRFVTILDHDDRLTPGSLRTRLERIQVEHRGLVYGNIEWISAEGRILGRRIFPAVKTVARLIRAGLLSPVGPVKHSAILMDRQVALDQGNYDATLAGEYDLDLILKIARAAGFCRVPDFVVQYRIHAGNYSASPDFRLRQIRCRWRLIDRYLSGWGRRTAAKAFTAVILLLKALWLLLSYHRPGALLNRPGRIPAEKMDGTHTN; from the coding sequence ATGGAATCAACAACCGGTTGCAGCCCGCACACATTACCGGAACCGCTGGTTACGATTCTGATCACCGCCTACAATACTCCGGCAGGTTTTCTGTTTGAGGCGGTAAGAAGCGCTCTTGACCAGGATGTCCACGAAATGGAAATCCTGGTCGTGGATGACGGTTCTCAACCTTCCCTGGACCGATACCTGGCCGGTTTTCGGGATCCCCGCCTGGTGTACCGGGCCATTAACCATATGGGCCCGCCCCACGCCCTGCGAGCCGGTATGGCAATGGCCCGCGGCCGGTTTGTGACGATCCTGGATCATGATGACCGCCTCACTCCCGGCAGCCTGCGAACAAGGCTGGAGCGAATTCAGGTGGAGCATCGCGGCCTCGTATACGGCAACATCGAGTGGATTTCGGCAGAAGGGCGAATCCTGGGCCGGCGGATTTTTCCGGCAGTCAAAACGGTTGCCCGCCTCATCCGCGCAGGGTTACTCAGTCCCGTCGGTCCAGTCAAACACAGCGCCATACTTATGGACCGGCAAGTTGCCCTGGACCAGGGAAATTACGACGCCACCCTTGCCGGTGAATACGACCTGGACCTGATCCTGAAAATTGCCCGGGCGGCAGGCTTTTGCCGTGTTCCGGATTTTGTCGTCCAGTACCGGATTCATGCGGGGAATTACTCGGCTTCTCCCGATTTTCGCCTGCGTCAGATCCGTTGCCGCTGGCGGTTAATCGACCGCTATCTATCTGGATGGGGTCGTCGCACCGCCGCAAAGGCTTTTACGGCCGTGATTCTACTGCTCAAGGCGCTCTGGCTGCTGCTCAGTTACCATCGCCCGGGGGCGCTCCTGAACCGTCCCGGCCGCATCCCGGCGGAAAAAATGGACGGGACCCACACCAACTGA
- a CDS encoding DEAD/DEAH box helicase: protein MQFKELGIIEPLLRALKEEKYIEPTPIQAKAIPLILNRNDVLGSAQTGTGKTAAFAIPILQHLYLSRNNSNGGRMVKSLVITPTRELAIQIAESFSIYGKFTGIRNTVVFGGVPQGKQTDALRKGTDILVATPGRLLDLMDQGFIKLNDIEYFVLDEADRMLDMGFIHDIRKIIMKLPAKRQSLFFSATMPGNIVELSRKILTNPHKVDVSPVSSAAETVSHYLYYTNKSKKKDLLFHILKDREIDQVLLFSRTKHGADKITRNLKREKIRTAAIHGDKAQNQRQKVLSQFKAGEIRVLVATDIAARGIDIDKLKYVINYDIPNIAETYVHRIGRSGRAGENGNAVSLCEPEENVFIKDIEKLIKQKITVINDNPFPQTDIPRTTEENREWEKEKQRRKQEFFAAKKNRESNNNRSKSCRKNTSRANQ from the coding sequence ATGCAATTTAAAGAACTGGGAATTATCGAGCCGCTCTTACGGGCTCTGAAAGAGGAAAAATATATTGAGCCGACGCCTATCCAGGCAAAGGCCATTCCATTAATTTTAAACAGAAATGATGTGCTGGGCAGCGCTCAGACGGGAACGGGAAAAACGGCGGCCTTTGCCATTCCGATCCTGCAGCACCTTTATCTTTCTCGAAACAATAGCAATGGCGGACGTATGGTTAAATCGCTCGTCATCACGCCGACGCGCGAACTGGCGATTCAGATCGCTGAGAGTTTTTCGATTTATGGGAAATTCACGGGGATAAGGAATACTGTTGTTTTCGGCGGTGTTCCCCAGGGGAAACAGACCGATGCTCTCCGGAAAGGTACGGATATTCTTGTCGCGACACCCGGCAGGCTTCTGGACCTGATGGACCAGGGATTCATCAAATTAAATGACATTGAATATTTTGTGCTGGATGAAGCGGATCGCATGCTCGATATGGGGTTCATTCACGATATCAGGAAAATAATCATGAAATTACCGGCAAAACGGCAATCGCTGTTCTTTTCCGCGACCATGCCGGGAAATATTGTTGAACTTTCAAGGAAAATATTGACAAACCCGCATAAGGTTGATGTCAGCCCCGTCTCTTCCGCTGCTGAGACTGTTTCGCACTATCTCTATTATACGAATAAATCAAAAAAGAAAGATCTGCTCTTCCATATACTGAAAGATCGGGAAATCGACCAGGTGTTGTTGTTCTCCAGAACAAAACACGGTGCCGACAAGATCACCCGGAATTTAAAAAGAGAAAAGATAAGAACGGCTGCCATTCATGGCGATAAAGCTCAGAACCAGAGACAAAAAGTCCTTTCTCAATTCAAAGCCGGAGAGATCAGGGTACTGGTGGCTACTGATATTGCCGCCAGGGGGATAGATATTGATAAATTGAAATATGTGATCAATTATGACATTCCAAATATTGCGGAAACGTATGTTCACAGGATCGGGAGATCCGGGAGAGCAGGCGAAAACGGCAACGCGGTTTCTCTTTGCGAGCCGGAAGAAAATGTGTTTATTAAGGATATTGAAAAATTGATCAAGCAGAAAATCACGGTGATCAACGACAATCCTTTTCCCCAGACCGATATTCCGAGAACTACCGAGGAAAACAGGGAATGGGAGAAAGAGAAACAAAGAAGGAAGCAGGAGTTTTTCGCGGCAAAGAAAAACAGGGAAAGCAATAATAATCGCTCAAAGTCCTGCAGAAAAAATACAAGCAGAGCCAATCAATAA